The Methanoregula sp. UBA64 genome contains the following window.
GGATCACTGCACGGGGGGCCCGGCTCAGCGATCTTGCTTTTAATGCCATCGAGATCCTCGATCGCAACCTGTACGAGCGAACGGCAGATGTCCGGTGGTGGGCTACAGAGTCTGCATTTGTTGAGGCCTGCACCCAGCCCGGCAGCAGCGAGATGTCCCACACTGCCATGAAACGCATGGATATCATCCTTAAGAATTACACTATTTACAAGGATCTGGTTATGGCCGATCTTAATGGCCGGGTGATTGCCAATGGCCGGCCCGAGCAGTATCATCTTATCGGTCGGGACGTTTCTGATAAGCCCTGGTTTAAGGGGGCCGTTGCAACGGGAAACGGTCTTGAATACTATGTTCAGGATCTCGATATCTGTGACCTTACGGGAGATCATGCCGTGCTTTATTCCGCTGCGATCCGGGAAGGAGGCAGTACCGAGGGCAAGGTTATCGGGGTGCTGATGGTCATATTTGACTGGAAGCAGGCCGATTATATCGTAAAGAATGTGCGCCTTCCGGAGAACGAGAAAAACAGTTCACGGGTTGTTCTCTTTAACAGGAGAGGGATTGTGATTGCCGCAAACAATGGAACCGGGGTGCTGACCGAAGATCTCTCCTGTATAAGCGGGATTAAACGGGCGCTGAACGGCGAGAAGGGGTTCACGGTTGAAACCCATGAAGGGCAAAAGACGCTGATTGCCTATGCCTGTACTCGGGGATATGAAACATACCGCGGGCTCGGATGGGGTTGTGCCCTCATGCTGCCGGCATAAGACAGGGCGATCGTGGCAATCGGGACGCCGGGGAAGGTGGCACTCATCCAGAAGTGTTATACAGGGCTGTTTTTGAAAGGGATGCTGGGGAAAAAGTAGGGTCCAACCGCGTTAAAGAATTGAAATTTATAGGCAATACGGTATATACTAAATAAACCGTGAGTAAGTCCTTCCCGAAAAGGATGATACCACCTTGAGGTGGACGAAGTGAAGAAGGGATCACTACAGTTAACAAACCCCTTTTTAAAAATCGACGTATCCTTTAGTAGACCCTATCCCTGATACCGGACATGAGGGTAAGGTGGCTATAGCTGAAAGTAATGCAACATATTCATTGTCCATTACATTTGAACTTTTGATTGTGTAGGGGATCTTTCAATTATGACCCCCAAAGAATTATACCCATAAAAATAAAAATTAACTAAAGTATATGAATGAAATAAATACATTGGATGATTTAATAGAGAGAAAAGCAAAACATATTACAATTATTGGTGTTTTTTGCGCTTTAACATTATTTTCTATCAATTTGGACATTCCACTTATAACTTTTAGCTCATTAGCAATTTTAATAATATTGTGTTGGGTTTTCTATAGAGGAATTCCTCAAAAAGACGATTCCAGTACTTTTTTTTCAGCATTA
Protein-coding sequences here:
- a CDS encoding methyl-accepting chemotaxis protein, producing the protein MMQSDGSHDNFSENAAFEMRKGLSAIQEINSSVKMLSLNARIEAARAGDAGKGFAVVSEEMKRLSDDIQTTAVQIEEIINRTVNEIAEAGITARGARLSDLAFNAIEILDRNLYERTADVRWWATESAFVEACTQPGSSEMSHTAMKRMDIILKNYTIYKDLVMADLNGRVIANGRPEQYHLIGRDVSDKPWFKGAVATGNGLEYYVQDLDICDLTGDHAVLYSAAIREGGSTEGKVIGVLMVIFDWKQADYIVKNVRLPENEKNSSRVVLFNRRGIVIAANNGTGVLTEDLSCISGIKRALNGEKGFTVETHEGQKTLIAYACTRGYETYRGLGWGCALMLPA